One genomic window of Hydra vulgaris chromosome 03, alternate assembly HydraT2T_AEP includes the following:
- the LOC136078045 gene encoding uncharacterized protein LOC136078045: MNIFDGNVSIIATANDIFPNVLQKVTGAILQDCGVDIAKCKASASTALRKMKKTAKDTAEIAKLDIKKAVEKSRYPCIIHFDGKTLFEMNQGKRLKNERLAVLVNIEGVSHLLGVPALPSSSGEDMYIGIMKILEEYDLISKVCGVCFDTTSSNTGSKKGSLFRIAKEVDKYLLLLACRHHIIELRMVHFCEAVIKENSVGPENPLFVKFKHMFENPKFKYDKNNLTSLDWKTIEGTVLNEAARKTLDYCETYITKKNNMRNDRRELAELTMQYLSPSAHFKLKKTGAVHHARFLGKSLYYLKLQLLCKQLTFVQENDNLREDLKLICEFIVCFYTRWYLQAHKAIQSPASDLDAIFQMNVYKKVCSNPEAVDAVLASLYKHTWYLDSTIIPLALLDKNISMDKKTAIADALLSFQMPDPDFFKHRSKERIDEINIINNMKVPTLSLLVNEFSYLIFSMIGLDNQRVRDWLSLPPQYWHTQSSFKNFENFAKMLIVVNDHSERAIGMMQQFVQRYENDKQNRLLTVDKVRSTFKVFGVGKSNITKKILSESLMSLSKLKKRKL, from the coding sequence ATGAATATTTTTGATGGAAATGTATCTATCATAGCTACAGCAAATGATATCTTCCCGAATGTCTTACAAAAAGTAACTGGAGCAATTCTTCAAGATTGTGGAGTTGATATCGCAAAATGCAAAGCCAGTGCTTCAACTGCATTAAGGAAGATGAAAAAAACTGCTAAGGATACTGCAGAAATTgctaaattagatataaagaaggCCGTGGAAAAAAGCCGTTATCCCTGTATAATTCATTTTGACGGAAAGACTTTGTTTGAAATGAATCAGGGAAAAAGACTGAAAAATGAAAGATTAGCTGTGCTCGTTAATATTGAGGGGGTGTCGCATCTTCTTGGAGTACCTGCCTTGCCGTCTTCTTCAGGTGAAGATATGTATATAGGAATCATGAAAATACTAGAAGAATATGACCTCATTTCAAAAGTATGCGGAGTATGCTTTGATACAACTTCAAGTAATACTGGTTCTAAGAAAGGATCACTTTTTAGGATTGCAAAAGAGGTAGACAAATACCTTCTTCTACTAGCATGTAGGCATCATATCATTGAGCTTAGAATGGTTCATTTCTGTGAAGCAGTGATAAAAGAGAATAGCGTAGGGCCTGAAAATCCCTTATTCGTAAAGTTCAAACATATGTTTGAGAACCCTAAATTCAAATACGACAAAAATAACCTGACCTCTTTAGATTGGAAAACCATTGAAGGAACAGTTTTGAATGAAGCTGCAAGGAAAACTTTAGATTACTGTGAGAcctatattactaaaaaaaacaatatgaggAATGACCGAAGAGAGTTGGCTGAACTAACCATGCAGTATTTATCCCCTTCTGCACATTTCAAGTTAAAGAAAACTGGAGCTGTTCATCATGCTAGGTTTTTAGGCAAGAGTTTATACTATCTTAAACTTCAGCTTTTGTGCAAGCAACTGACATTTGTGCAAGAAAATGATAATCTACGCGAAGATTTAAAACTCATCTGCGAGTTCATAGTATGTTTTTACACAAGGTGGTACCTTCAAGCACATAAAGCGATTCAATCTCCTGCGTCTGATCTTGATGCAATCTTTCAGATGAATGTGTATAAGAAAGTTTGCTCCAATCCGGAGGCAGTAGACGCTGTGTTAGCATCTCTTTATAAGCATACATGGTATCTTGATTCAACAATTATTCCCTTGGCTCTtttggataaaaatatttctatggATAAAAAAACAGCCATTGCAGATGCTTTGCTTTCCTTTCAAATGCCGGatccagatttttttaaacatagaaGCAAAGAACGAATAGACGAgattaatatcataaataatatgaaGGTACCAACTCTCTCTCTTTTGGTTAATgagttttcatatttaattttttcaatgatagGGTTGGATAATCAGAGAGTGAGAGACTGGTTGTCACTTCCACCCCAATATTGGCACACCCAGTCTTCGTTtaagaattttgaaaactttgccAAAATGTTAATTGTTGTCAATGATCATTCTGAACGAGCAATCGGAATGATGCAGCAGTTTGTGCAAAGATACGAAAATGACAAGCAGAACAGACTTTTAACCGTCGACAAAGTAAGGTCAACTTTCAAAGTTTTTGGTGTGGGAAAAagtaatattacaaaaaaaatactatcaGAAAGCCTGATGTCACTCTCTAAACTAAAGAAGAGGAAATTGTAG